The sequence CCGTGCAGGACGATGTCGTCGCCCGTATTCACAATGACGTCCAGCTTGACCGGGTCGCACACCGCATACAGCCCGAGCAGAAGCTTCGAGGCGCCCACGCCGCCAGCCAGCGCGGCAAGTTTCAGGGATGGCCGCCGCGCCCGCGGCACTTTTTTCCTCCCGGAGACGCCGCTCATGCCTTCCCCTGTACTACGGGCGTGCCACCCCGCAGGGCCACGGCGTCTTCGCGCGCGTAGCCCTCGCCATCTGTAAGGCGCAGCGCGCGCTCGCGCACGGCTGGCGCGAGAAACTCCGGGCGCGCCAGATACTCGGGATAGAGCGCCAGGCGCTCGCGCAGTGTGAAGCCGCGCGCCGCGCTCTCCTGGTGCAGGCGCGCGATCTGCGGCCAGGCCGCTTCGGGATTGATGAAGTCGCGCGTCACCGGCGAAATGCCGCCCCAGTCGTTGATCCCGGCATCGAGCAAGCGCGGAAAATCGCCGTAGCTGAGGTTGGGCGGCGCCTGCAGGTTCATCTCCTCGCCGAGCACCAGGCGCGCGATGGCTACCGTGCGCAGCATCTCCTCAAGCGTGGGATCGGGGTGCCCGGCCATGGGAATATCGGGCTTGGCGCGAAAATTCTGCACGATCACTTCCTGGATGTGGCCGTAGCGCTCGTGCAGCGCGCGGATCGCCAGCAGCGAATTCACGCGCTCTTCCGGCGTCTCGCCGATGCCGATGAGAATCCCCGTGGTAAAGGCCATGGAGAGCCGCCCCGCCTCTTCGATCGTGCGCAGCCGTACCGCGGGAACCTTGTCCGGGGCCTCCGCGTGCGGGCCGCCGTCGCGCACTAGCCGCGGACTGACGTTTTCCAGCATCAGGCCGACGCTGGCGTTCGATGCGCGCAGGCGCTCCAGCGCCGCGCGGTCCATCACCCCGGGATTGGCGTGCGGCAACAGGCCGGTTTCCTCCAGCACCAGCTCGCACATCGCCGCAAGGTAATCGAGCGTGCGCGCAAAGCCCTGCCCGCGCAGAAACTCGCGCGCCTCGGGAAAGATGCGCTCCGGCTGGTCGCCCAGGCTGAAGAGCGCCTCCTTGCAGCCGGCCTCCCGCGCGGCCTCCGCCGCGGACAGGACTTCCTCCGGGGTCATGAAGTGCGCACCGGGCTCGCCGGGATCTTTGCGGAAGGTGCAGTAGCTGCAGTAATCGCGGCAAAGCGTGGTCAGCGGAAGGAACACCTTTTTCGAAAAGGTGACGATGCGGCCCTTGCGCCGCGCGCGCACCTGGGACGCCGCGCGCAGCAGCTCTTCCGTGGGCGCCTGCGTGTAGAGAAACAGCGCCGCCTCGCGCGCCAGTCCGCGGCCTTCGCAGGCGCGCGCCAGGGCGGCATCCAGTGTTTGCTGATCCGCCGGCTTGGCGCCCGGCTGCGCTCCGTTTTGCAGACCCGTATTCATCCCATCTCGTTCAGCGGAAGAGGTCCTCGCGCGCCGGGCGGATGATCTTCGCCGCGGGCTCCGACGCCGGCGCAAACGGATATCCGCGGATGACCACCGCCGGCACGCCCTCGGCCTTGCCCATCAGCAGCCCGGCCGCGGCGGCCAGTTCATCGGCCACCGCCAGAATCGTAGCATGCAGGCGCTTGCCGGTGCGGTCCCGCTCCCCGCGCAGGTCGCGCAGCACCGGGAGCCCCGCGGCGCCGATAGCCACGTTCACCAGGCCTAACCGCCAGGCGCGGCCAAAGGTGTCGCTAATGATCACCGCGACGCGTTTCTTGGTGCGCTTGCGCAGGGCCGCGGCCAGCCGCTTTGCCGAAGCGTCCGGGTCCCGCGGCAGCAGGGACACCACATTGCGCCCCGGCACGTTGGAACGGTCCACCCCGGCATTGGCGCAGACGAAGCCGTGGTGCGTCTCCACAATCAGCGCATGCGGGCTTTCGCGCACGATGCGCCGCGTCTCGCTCAGCACCACCTCGACAAACCGCGGATCGCTGTGCAGCGTCTTGCCCAGCGCGCGCGCCGCCGCGGACGGCCGCACCTGCGCCAGCGCCACGATGCACCCCTCGGCCTTGGAAACGATCTTCTGCGCCACGACCAAAACGTCGCCGTCTTCGAACGCCAGTCCTTGTTTCCGGGCGGCGCCGGCGATCGCGCTGGCCAGATCATCGCCCTTGCGGATCTCGGGCATCCCCGGCAAAGCAAGGAGCTGCACGGTGTCTTTCGGCCGGAGACCGGCGGCAACAGGTTTGATGGGTGCGCGCATGGCAAAGAACAAAATTGTACGCGAGCGGCGGGCGCAATTCACGCGGGAAAGCGGGCGCGAAAAACAAAACGGACGAAGCGCCGGTTGAACGTCCGGCGCCTCGTCCGCTTGGCTCGCGGGCTCGGCCAGTGGGACAGACACTGCTTCTGAGCGAAGTTGCAGCATTCCGGTCTGTCGCGTCTCCTCTGCGCGCCAGACCGCAGGAGCACAGCCAGGAATGCCTGTCCTACCGGTTGTCCTTGCGCTCGGAAGCCGGCGGCTTTTCCTTCTGCTTTTCCTTCTGTTTTTCCTGAGCCTTGTTCTTCTGCTGCTCTTTCTGCCGCTCCTTCTGCTGCTGACGTTGTGCCTGCTGGTCCAGCTTCTGCCGCTCGCGTTGCTGGCGTTCTTGCAGCTTCTCCTGTTCCTGCTGATGCTTCTGCTCCAGCCGCCGCTGCTGCTCCTCGTACTTCTGCCGTTCCCGCGTTTCACGTTCGATCTGCTGCGGGGGCTTCGGCGGACGGTCCACACGCTCGCTCGGCCGCGGCTGCTGCGGGCGCTCCTGGCTTCGGACCGGGGGAGGTGGCGCCGGCGTTACGGGCTTCTCCGGCTGTGCGGGCCTTGCTGCTTCGGGCTGTGCCGGCGGAGTCGGAGCCATTGGACGCTGCGCCGCGGGCGGCCGGCCCTCACGGATGCGCTCCGAGGGAGGTGGCTCCTGTGGTGCTGGTCTCTCCGGCTGCGCGGGCCTTGCCGTTTCGGGCTGCGCGGGTTGTATGGGAGCTTCCGGCGGCTTCACGGGCGGCTTCACCGGTGGCCTCGCCTGCGGCATCTCCCTCTGTTCCGGCCTCCTGGGCCGCGGCCGTGCCACCTTCTCTACCGGGACGGGCTTCGGAGCGGGCGGAGCGACGCGGACATTGGGGCGTGGAGCCTGCTGTTCAGCCGCCGGGCGCAGTCTCCTCATCTCTTCCGGATCGAGCGGCCGGCCTTGATTCGTCTGAAGCGCCTTTTGCTGCGCGGTGAACGGCACAGGCCGCGGCGGAGGCGGCGTCTTGGCGACCACCTCGCGATTCTGCAGCCTGGCAGGCGGCCGTGCCACGTTCGCTCCTTCCGCGCCTGCGCCGAAAACGCTCCTCTGCTCTGGCGCAATTGCGGCCCCCGGGCTCACCGGAGCCGACCTGATCTCTCGCTCGTTCACGCGCACGGCATTCCGGGACACCGGCTGCGCCGAAGCAAATACGTTCCGCGGCACGGCCGTCACCGCCCCGGGCGCGTCCCGGTTCACGTAGTGGATATCCATCACCTTCTTCGCCGTGTAGTTGTTATAGACATTCGTGACATAAACGTTGTTGACCGTCGTGTTCGTCACGTTGACGTTCGTCACGTAGGTGCGGCTCACCCGGTACGGCGGAATATAGACTTCCCGCGGGCCCAGTGGGAACCACGCCACTCCCCCGCCACGCCCAAACGTCAGCGTCAAGCTGAAGCGCGGTCCGCCCACCCAGGCGACCAGCGCGGGCGCGTACACCGGCCGCGCCACATGCGGGCAAGGTATCCAGCCCCAGCGGCCGCGCCAATGGACCCAGCGGCCATAGTGGAACGGTGCAAATCCCCACGGCGCGTCATCCACCCAGGTCCAGCCCCAGGGCCAGATCCACACCCAGTGGCCGAAGCGATACGGCGCCCAGCCAACGGCGACCGTGGTGGGCATCCAGATGTACCCGTAGTCGGGCGCCGTCACCCACTCGCCGTATTCGTCCAGATCTTCGTAGCCGATCACGTCGCGGGAAACGTAGCGCGTGGAGAGCGCGCGATCCTCGCGGCGATCCCGGTCGCGGCACCACTCGTCGAAATCATCGTAGCCGCCCGCGTCATCCACGTCGGCCGTCAATTGCTCCGTGCCGGTAAAGGTGGCCCGCTGATCGGCATGCACGGTAAGCGCCTGGCCGCCCCCGGTCATTTCGCCATCGCCGTCGCGCACGGTGATGATGGTCGCATCGCCGGTTTCATTTACCTCAATGCGGTATTCGCCGGGTCGCAGGAGTGAGAACGCCAGATTGGGCGTATCCACCTCAAACATCTCGTCGGGATCGAGCTGCCGCAGACGCACGCTGATGACGCCTTCGGTCAAGCGGATCTGCACAATGCGGTCGGTCAAATTCAGGAAACTGAAACCCGTTTCGCCTTTCAGCCGGATCGCTGCGGAACCCATGTGCAGCTCGGCGCGCGCGTCCCGGTCGGTCCAGAGCTTGTCCCCGGTCGTGATCGGCCGATTGACGACTGCGGAGACCCAATCGTCGGTCCCCGCCGGTTGGAATGATATTTGACCTTTGGTGTAGCTCAGCCGGGCTATGCGGCCGGGAGGATCATCTACGTCAGCCGCAGCGCGCTGCGGTGTCAGAAGGACCACAGCCAGCGCCACGCCGAGCAGGCTTGCCCATTTCCACAGGTGCTTCCTCATTTTGACTCCCCTCACGGCCCCTCCGGTCAGCTTCCCGAGGAGCCGCACGGCTCCGTCTGCTTCTCCAACGAATTTGGTATGGGGCCGCCGCGCGCGTCCGGAGCCGGCGTCCTGCGGCAAGATGCCCTTACGCCGTCAGCATACTCCTGTTCATACCAACACGCAGTGGGACAAAGAGTTGTGGGTGCATCGGGAGGTGGATTCGGGTTCAAGGGACCCGCCAGAGGCCCCCGGGGACCGGGGGCCTCTGGAGAAGCTGGCTATCCGTTACTTTAGTGGGGACTGCGGTTCGACCCGCCCGAGCCACGCGAAGATGGTGCGGAAGAACCGCGCGAGCCGCCACCGGAGCTGCCACGCGGGGCGGAGTAGCCGCGGCCAGAACCGCCGGAACTCCGCGGCGGTGCCGAGTAGGAGCGCTCGCGCGGCGCGGAATACGTCCGCGGAGCCGAGTACGTACGCGGTGCGGGCGCCGAATAGCGCGGGCTGTCCGGCACGCGCGACCCCCGGTCATACGAAGGCGCTGGGCGCGAGTACACCGGCGGCTCATACGAGCGGCTTGGCCGCTCCACGGAGCGTTGCGCCGGGCTGTTTTCGTAGCGCGGTTGTGGCGCGCCTCGCTCGTACGACCGCTCATTTCTCGGTGACGTCTGCGGCGCTCTGGACGCGCCACGGTCCACGTTGCCCATGGGCCGAACGTCGGACACGCCAGCAGCCGAGCCGCCGCCGCGCGCCCACGGCGGACGATCGGCTTGGGTCATGCTCCCTGCGCGCATGCGCGGTGTTCCGGCGGGTTGCGATGCGGACGCCCGCTGGCTGTACCGTGCGTCATTATTCTGCACGCTCGGCGGCACGCCCGAGCGGACGCCGCCCGAATTGCGCACCTGCGACTGCGGCGAGATCATCGCGCCGCGGCTGTTCTGTCCGTAGCGCTGCGGCTTGTCCGTCGCCAGCTCGCGCTGCCGCGGCGACATCGGCGCCACGTCCGGCACCCCGGAACGCCCGGCTCTTGGCCCAACAGTGGGCCCGGCCTGGGGCCTGCCGAGCGGCCCGGCGTTTGGTGCTGCCGTCGGAGCGCGCTTCGCCGTCGGCCAGCCTGCATTGGCCGAACGCACGGGGAGATTGCGTGCCGCCGTGGCGGGCTGGGTACGCGTGAAGACCGCGCGGTTTTCGATGGCCCTCGGCGGCATCGCCACGCGCGCGCCTGCCGATGCGCCCAGCATGCTGCGCTGCGTCGGCACCGGCATGTTGGCCAGCCCGCGCGGATTGATTTGTGCGTTGCGCAACTCCCCCGGCGTCAGACGCAGCGCCGCACGATTCACGGCTTGGGCGTTGACGAAGGTGCGCTGCGGCACCGCCGTCACGGCATTGACGTTCCGCGCGTTCGCGTAATGAAAATTCCTCCCGCCGTTCCCATTGATGATGTTGATGTTGTTGATCGTGGTGTTGGTGACGTTGACCCGCGTGATGTAGTTCCTGCTGGAGCGATACCAGGGATGGTACGGTTCGCCATAGCCCAGCGGGAACCAGCCCACTGCCCCGCCCCAGCCGCCGCCGAAGCCCAGCGAAACACCCCAGTGCGATCCGCCGATGAAGGCCACCAGCGCCGGCGCATATACCGGTCGCACATACATCGGGCCGGGGCACCAGCCCCAGCTGTTGCCGACATAGGCCCAGCGGCCGTAGTGGAACGGCGCAAAGCCCCACGGCTCGTAGTCAATCCACGTCCAGCCCCACGGGCCCACCCACGACCAGTAGCCATAGCGATACGGCGCCCAGCCCGCCGCTACCCCCGTGGGATACCACATCGGCCCGTAGCCTGGCACCACCCGCCAGGAGCCGTAATCGTCGAGATCTTCGTAGCCCACTACGTCGCGCGAAACGTAGCGCGCGGAAACCGAGCGCTCCTCGCGCACGTCGCGCTCCATCGCCCAGCGGTCAAACTTGTCCGGGCGCGGCGCCGGCAACACGCTGTATTCCAGCTTCTCTGTGCCCCGGAATTCTGCGCGTTCGCCTTCGCGCACCTTGTAGCTGCTCCCGCCGGCGGTGATCTCACCCTCGCCGCGGAAGACGCTCACCCCGGTGAAATCTCCGGCTTCGTTTACGTCCACGCGGAAGTCTCCCGCCTGGGTCACCGTAAACGCCAGGTTCGGCGTGTCCACTTCATCGAGATCGCCGCTGCGCAGTTCGCGCACCCGAAAATTGATCGCGCCTTCCGCCATGCGCATCTGCGTGGTGCGTTCATCCAGGTTGAGGAAAGAGAGCGCGGTGCTGCCGTCCAGGTGAATAGCCGCCGAGCCAGCTTGCAACTCAACCCGCGCGTCGGAGTCGCTCCACAGGCGGTCCCCGACGGTCACCGGGCGGTTGATCACCGCATTGCCCCACTCGCCCTCCCCGCCGGGCTGGAAGGAGACCGATCCATGCAGATAACTGATACGCGCCACGCGTGTGGGTGGATCGTTTTCGTCCGCACGGGCTGCGCTGGCAAAGCTCAGTAAACAGGTAAGACCCAGGACCGGGGCCAAAAGCATGGCCGGCAGTATCTTAGGGATGAAGGCGTTCTTCATTGCAATCCCCCTCTTCTCGGCACTGGCTGAGAGCGGCCGAAACGAGTATCTCGCCACTTCTATCCACCTAAACCCGGCCGGGGGAAAGAAGTTGCCGCTGAAAATAGGCCGGAACCTAATAAATGCAGGATAAAAAGGGGGTTAGGCCAGCAAAATACTAGTACTCGCTAGGCAGACCACCCTTGAATCCTCATCCCGCACGCCCTCTGTCCCTACCTGCCCCCGCCAATCTGATAACCTACACCCCGCACAGTGCGGATAAGCGGTCGGGGAAAGCCTTCGTCCACCTTGCCGCGAACGTAGTTAATGTACACGTCCACAACGTTGGTGGGTGCTTCGCCCTTTAAACCCCAGACCTGCTCCACGATCGAGGTGCGGTTCACCGGCTGCCCGGAGTGCTGCATCAGGCACTCCAGCAGTGCGAATTCCTTGGGGGTGAGCTCGATGGGCCGCCCGCCGCGCTGCACCTTGCGCTCCACGCGGTCCAGTTCGAGATCCTCCACCTGCAGATGAACGGAAAGCGGGCGGCTGCTGCGGCGCAGCAGCGCGCGGACGCGCGCCGCCAGCTCTGCGAAGGAAAAGGGCTTGCCCAGATAGTCGTCCGCGCCGGCATCGAGCCCGCGCACCCGCGCGTCCACGGGCGAATCGCCGGTCACGATGAGCACGGGCAGATCAGGCTTGCGTTCGCGGATGTGCCGGAGGACGCCGAGGCCGCTTTCCCCGGGCAACCCCAAATCCAAAATGAGCAGATCGAAGAGCTGCTCTTCGGCGCGGCGCCGCGCTTCGAGACCGTCGGATACGACCTCCACCGTGAAATGTTCCTGCTGGAGGCGATCCTTTAGAAATTCCGCTAGCGGCTGATCATCTTCCGCAACAAGGATTCGCATGGTCGGACACTTCTGCTTGCAAGGCTTTCTGGAAGGGGGACAACCCAAGTGTGGCCGCTTGCCCCACGGAAGTCAACGCGGAGTGCGCCCGCACCCCGCGGCGGAGATGGCCGGCGGCAACTCTCCTGAAAACTTTTTCTGGCGGCATTTCCGTTGCCGCCTCAGGGCGCCTAACTGCCTCGCATTCATTACTTCCGCCGGCGCAAACATAGAATTCAACTGCGTTCCCTCAGCGTGCTGGACAGGATCACCGAACGCTCCGGCCGGACTGGCAAGGGATCTCTCTTAAGAGTGCGAAACGAAAATGGAAAATTTCTTACTAACCGCGGAGAACTGAGTGAGGAAAGTTTTACCCAGCGCTGCCGTGCGCCGTTGGAACGTCATCTCGCAGATACCCTTGCCGCACGGAAACTGAAAGAGGATGCGGTGTCCCGGAGCAATCTTGGCCCGCGGACTCTCCTTCTTGTCGGCCAGCACCAGCCACTCCCCGATCACCAGGTAACTTCCTTCCCGCCCGTGGATTTCATACCGCCCATCCTCGGTCAGGATCAGCGGCTGGCTCTTGCACGGCACCGCCTTCCCTCGAATTTTGGCGCTCACACACTGATAGCGCCCGGATACCTTTGCCTGGGCGCGGCTGCACGGCGCCTGCAGAAAAAATGAGACGCCGAGAACAACCAGGATGGTCGAAGCGAGCCGGGGCATGGGAAGGCAAACCTCCCGGCCGAGTCGCAGCTTTCCGAGCGCGAACCCGGGCGCCCAACGTACTGCAAGACCCGTTCCACACCGGCCCGCAATTATCTGCTTTATTCAAAACAGTTTAGAGATACACGCAGGATTCTCAACCGCCCGGGCAACGGAACAGTGCTTCCTACCTGCATACTACGAGAAACCATTTGCCCTCTCCCGGGCCATCCCGGCCCCGGTTCCTACTCCGCAGGAAGCTCCGCCACCGCAGCTCCATCCTTGCGTGGGTCCGACGCCCCATAGTTCACCCCCGCCGCAAAATCCCGCAGCACCGCCTGTCCTCCCCCCACCACGCTCCCGGCAAACGCTCCGCGCAGTTCGATCTGGTGCCCCTTGGCCGCCAGCGCCGTCCGCTCCTTCTCCGCAATGCGGTTCTCCATCGCCACATCGCAGCCCGCGAAGGTGTGCTTGCTGAATCTCGGCGCTTCCAGCGCCGCCTGTATGTTCATCTTGAAATCCACCACGTTGGCCACGAACTGCGCGTGCGCTTGCGATTGGTTCCACCCGCCCATGATCCCGAACGCGATCCGCGTCTCGCCTTTTTCCGCGAACGCCGGAATGATCGTGTGCAGCGGCCGCTTCCGCCCCGCCAGCGCATTGGGCGTCCCCGCCTCCAGGTTGAACAGCGCCCCGCGGTCTTGCAGCGCAAATCCCGTCCCCGGCGCCACCATCCCCGATCCGAAATGTTCATAGTTGCTCTGGATCAGCGACACCATGTTCCCCTCGCGGTCCACCACGCTCAGGTACGTCGTCTCGCTTCCCCCGCGAATCTCTCCCGCCCCCACATTACAATTGGCGTGCTCCGCATCGATCCGTTTCGCCCGCTCCGCCGCCCACTCCTTCGACAGCAGTGTCCCCACCGGCAGCTTCTGTCCCCGCGGCTCCCCGATGTACCGCGCCAGATCCGCGTATGCCAGCTTCTTCGCCTCGATCATCGCGTGCAGCGCCTTCGCCGAGCCGAACCCGTACTCCCCTAGCGGAAACGTCTCCATAATGTTGAGCATCTCCAGCGCCGCCAGCCCCTGCCCGTTCGGCGGAAGCTCGTACACCGTCCACCCGCGGTACGTCGTGGCGATCGGCTCCACCCATTCGCTCGAATACTCCGCCAGGTCCTCGGCGGTCATCGTCCCGCCGTGGCTCTTCATCATCGCCAGAATTTTTTTCGCAATCGCTCCCTTGTAGAATGCGTCGCGCCCCTGCTCCCCAATCTGCTGCAGCGACCACGCCAGATCCGGATTGCGGAATACTTCGCCGATGCGCGGCGCGCGCCCCTGCATCAGATAGGTGGCCGCGGCGGCTTCGTTCTTCTGCAGAAGTTCAATAGACTCACCCCAGAAGCCGGCAGTCAGCTCCGTCACCGGGAAACCCTCCTGCGCCGTGCGCACCGCCGGCCCCAGGTCCTCCCCCAGCTTCTTCCGCCCAAACCGCTCCGCCAGTTTCTGCCAGCCATCCACCACGCCCGGCACCGTGATCGCCTGCACCCCGAACTGCGGCATCTCCGTAAATCCCTGCTGGCGCAGAAATTCGATGCTCAGCCCCTTCGGCGCCCACCCGCTGGCGTTCAATCCATAGAGCTTCCCGCTCTTCGCCTCATAGTAAATGACGAACAGATCCCCGCCGATCCCGTTCATCATCGGCGCCACCACGCCCATCATGGCGTTCGCCGCGATCGCCGCATCCGCCGCGTTCCCCCCGCGCTCCAGCATCCGCGCCCCGGCCTGCGCCGCCAGCGGCGATTCCGCCGCCACGATCCCGTCGCGCGAGATCACCATCGACCGCCCCTGCTCCCGGTCCTGCCCTTTCGCCATCGGTATCACCGCCATCCCCGCCGCCAAGCACAGAAAAACAATCAGCCTGCGAGAGTTACGCATGTTTCTCCTCTGTCTTTTCACCCGCGTTTCGCATTCTACATCCGTCACGCAAAAAGCCGGGAGCCTTCTCCGGCTCCCGGCCTCCCGGGCCTTGCCATCACCGTTGATTCCACACCTACTGCCGCGCCAGCTCCACCCTCCGGTTCCGCGCGCGCCCCTCCATCGTCTCGTTCGTGTCGGCAGGCCGCGAGGCTCCGTAGCCCGCCGTCGTCAGGTTGTTGGCTGGAATGTGGTAATCCTCCACCAGCGTTTTCTTCACCGCCGCCGCACGCTGCTCCGACAGTCCCTGGTTGAACGCGTCTCCGCCCACGTTGTCCGTGTGCCCTTCCACGCGCAGCACCCAGTCCGGATGCGCCTTCATCACTTCCGCGATTTCATCCAGCGTCGGCTTCGATTGCGGCCGGATCTTTGCGCTCGCGAAGTCAAAGTAGATGCCGTAGACCTTGACGTTTTCCTTCTTGGCCAGCTTCTCCTCCATCTGCTGAGCCTCC is a genomic window of Terriglobia bacterium containing:
- the cofG gene encoding 7,8-didemethyl-8-hydroxy-5-deazariboflavin synthase CofG, with the protein product MNTGLQNGAQPGAKPADQQTLDAALARACEGRGLAREAALFLYTQAPTEELLRAASQVRARRKGRIVTFSKKVFLPLTTLCRDYCSYCTFRKDPGEPGAHFMTPEEVLSAAEAAREAGCKEALFSLGDQPERIFPEAREFLRGQGFARTLDYLAAMCELVLEETGLLPHANPGVMDRAALERLRASNASVGLMLENVSPRLVRDGGPHAEAPDKVPAVRLRTIEEAGRLSMAFTTGILIGIGETPEERVNSLLAIRALHERYGHIQEVIVQNFRAKPDIPMAGHPDPTLEEMLRTVAIARLVLGEEMNLQAPPNLSYGDFPRLLDAGINDWGGISPVTRDFINPEAAWPQIARLHQESAARGFTLRERLALYPEYLARPEFLAPAVRERALRLTDGEGYAREDAVALRGGTPVVQGKA
- the cofE gene encoding coenzyme F420-0:L-glutamate ligase codes for the protein MRAPIKPVAAGLRPKDTVQLLALPGMPEIRKGDDLASAIAGAARKQGLAFEDGDVLVVAQKIVSKAEGCIVALAQVRPSAAARALGKTLHSDPRFVEVVLSETRRIVRESPHALIVETHHGFVCANAGVDRSNVPGRNVVSLLPRDPDASAKRLAAALRKRTKKRVAVIISDTFGRAWRLGLVNVAIGAAGLPVLRDLRGERDRTGKRLHATILAVADELAAAAGLLMGKAEGVPAVVIRGYPFAPASEPAAKIIRPAREDLFR
- a CDS encoding response regulator transcription factor, coding for MRILVAEDDQPLAEFLKDRLQQEHFTVEVVSDGLEARRRAEEQLFDLLILDLGLPGESGLGVLRHIRERKPDLPVLIVTGDSPVDARVRGLDAGADDYLGKPFSFAELAARVRALLRRSSRPLSVHLQVEDLELDRVERKVQRGGRPIELTPKEFALLECLMQHSGQPVNRTSIVEQVWGLKGEAPTNVVDVYINYVRGKVDEGFPRPLIRTVRGVGYQIGGGR
- the ggt gene encoding gamma-glutamyltransferase yields the protein MRNSRRLIVFLCLAAGMAVIPMAKGQDREQGRSMVISRDGIVAAESPLAAQAGARMLERGGNAADAAIAANAMMGVVAPMMNGIGGDLFVIYYEAKSGKLYGLNASGWAPKGLSIEFLRQQGFTEMPQFGVQAITVPGVVDGWQKLAERFGRKKLGEDLGPAVRTAQEGFPVTELTAGFWGESIELLQKNEAAAATYLMQGRAPRIGEVFRNPDLAWSLQQIGEQGRDAFYKGAIAKKILAMMKSHGGTMTAEDLAEYSSEWVEPIATTYRGWTVYELPPNGQGLAALEMLNIMETFPLGEYGFGSAKALHAMIEAKKLAYADLARYIGEPRGQKLPVGTLLSKEWAAERAKRIDAEHANCNVGAGEIRGGSETTYLSVVDREGNMVSLIQSNYEHFGSGMVAPGTGFALQDRGALFNLEAGTPNALAGRKRPLHTIIPAFAEKGETRIAFGIMGGWNQSQAHAQFVANVVDFKMNIQAALEAPRFSKHTFAGCDVAMENRIAEKERTALAAKGHQIELRGAFAGSVVGGGQAVLRDFAAGVNYGASDPRKDGAAVAELPAE